The bacterium genome includes a region encoding these proteins:
- a CDS encoding branched-chain amino acid ABC transporter permease, giving the protein MAARSAGSDAGSRPGVLERLGRYRFALGALILFLLYPLLDHNAGHVNAAADAAVFALLALGLNIVVGFAGLLDLGYAAFFAIGSYTYALSASPFYNVHMPFWPMLFLGAIIAGISGALLGAPTLRLRGDYLAIVTLGFGEIVPTVFLNLPKYTGGTNGVVGIDKPTVFGYSFGFNPVPYYYTLIVILVFSVIAVLRLRDSRLGRAWLAVREDETAAASMGINLTTTKLLAFSFGAFFSGFGGALYVAKLGVVSPEQFNFTVSFTILAMVVLGGMGSVFGVIAGAAILYEFQTLFLNDLTQWSHAIGTAWGIPLLTRLNFVDLKFLLYGLGLILLMLLRPEGLFPERRTRAIITERVAAEIPPEDVSAAAGATGAAESPTEDGA; this is encoded by the coding sequence GTGGCCGCGCGTTCGGCGGGGTCGGATGCCGGGTCGCGGCCCGGCGTGCTGGAGCGGCTGGGGCGGTATCGCTTCGCGCTCGGCGCCCTGATCCTCTTTCTGCTCTATCCGCTCCTCGATCACAATGCCGGGCACGTCAACGCCGCCGCCGACGCGGCCGTCTTCGCGCTCCTCGCGCTGGGCCTCAACATCGTCGTCGGCTTTGCCGGACTCCTCGATCTCGGCTACGCCGCGTTCTTTGCGATCGGCTCGTACACGTACGCGCTGTCGGCGTCGCCCTTCTACAACGTCCACATGCCGTTTTGGCCGATGCTGTTCCTCGGCGCGATCATCGCCGGCATCTCCGGCGCGCTGCTCGGCGCGCCGACGCTCCGCCTCCGCGGCGACTATTTGGCCATCGTGACGCTGGGGTTCGGCGAGATCGTGCCGACCGTGTTCCTGAACCTTCCAAAATATACCGGCGGGACGAACGGCGTGGTCGGCATCGACAAGCCGACGGTGTTCGGCTACAGCTTCGGATTCAATCCGGTCCCGTACTATTACACGTTGATCGTGATCCTCGTCTTCTCGGTGATCGCCGTGCTGCGTCTGCGGGATTCGCGGCTGGGGCGCGCGTGGCTGGCCGTCCGCGAAGACGAGACCGCGGCCGCCTCGATGGGCATCAACCTCACGACGACGAAGCTTCTCGCGTTTTCGTTCGGCGCGTTCTTCTCGGGGTTCGGCGGCGCGCTCTATGTCGCCAAACTCGGGGTGGTGAGCCCGGAGCAGTTCAACTTCACCGTCTCCTTCACGATTCTGGCGATGGTGGTGCTGGGGGGGATGGGGAGCGTCTTCGGCGTGATCGCGGGCGCCGCGATCCTCTACGAGTTCCAGACTCTCTTTCTCAACGACCTCACGCAGTGGTCGCACGCCATCGGCACGGCGTGGGGAATACCGCTGCTCACCCGGCTCAATTTCGTCGACCTCAAGTTCCTGCTCTACGGGCTGGGGCTGATCTTGTTGATGCTGCTCCGACCCGAGGGGCTCTTCCCCGAGCGGCGGACGCGGGCGATCATCACGGAGCGGGTCGCGGCGGAGATCCCGCCCGAAGACGTCTCCGCCGCGGCCGGCGCCACCGGGGCCGCGGAGAGCCCGACGGAGGACGGCGCGTGA
- a CDS encoding glycine C-acetyltransferase, with protein sequence MTNPLAFLDDELAALRSQGLYRWPRRLTGEQAPVCVYDGRRVINLCSNNYLGLANDPRLKEAARRAIDEYGVGSGAVRTIAGNLAIHEQVEARLAAFKHTEAALLYQSGFTANAGTVSAILGRGDVVVSDELNHASIIDGCRLSGAERKIFPHRDVGSARRHLAEARAGAARHVLLITDGVFSMDGDVAPLPDLVEAAEEFGAIMMVDDAHASGVMGSGGRGTVDHFELHGRVHVQVGTLSKAWACLGGYVAGSRALIEFLMQRARPLLFSTSHPPSVAATALAALDRIEADPGLIDRLWDNTRFLKAGLARRGFDTGTSETPITPIMIGDEAKAMRFSDRLFEEGVFALGIAFPTVPRGRARVRTIVTAGHTKEQLSEALDACGRVGREMGVTGS encoded by the coding sequence ATGACAAACCCACTCGCGTTCCTCGACGACGAACTCGCGGCGCTGCGGAGCCAGGGTCTCTACCGCTGGCCGCGGCGCCTCACCGGCGAGCAGGCGCCGGTCTGCGTCTACGACGGCCGGCGCGTGATCAATCTCTGCTCCAACAACTACCTCGGCCTGGCCAACGACCCGCGGCTCAAAGAGGCGGCCCGGCGGGCGATCGACGAGTACGGGGTGGGGTCGGGCGCCGTCCGCACGATCGCCGGCAACCTCGCGATCCACGAGCAGGTGGAGGCGCGGCTCGCGGCGTTCAAGCACACCGAGGCGGCGCTGCTGTACCAGTCGGGGTTCACCGCCAACGCGGGGACGGTGTCGGCGATCCTCGGCCGCGGCGACGTCGTCGTCAGCGACGAGCTCAACCATGCCAGCATCATCGACGGCTGCCGGCTCAGCGGGGCGGAGCGGAAGATCTTCCCGCACCGCGACGTCGGCTCGGCCCGGCGGCACCTCGCCGAGGCGCGCGCCGGAGCGGCCCGGCATGTGCTGCTCATCACCGATGGGGTCTTCAGCATGGACGGCGACGTCGCGCCGCTGCCGGACCTTGTCGAGGCCGCGGAAGAATTTGGGGCGATCATGATGGTGGACGATGCCCACGCAAGCGGCGTGATGGGCTCGGGCGGCCGGGGTACCGTGGACCACTTCGAGCTGCACGGCCGCGTGCACGTGCAGGTGGGCACGCTCAGCAAGGCCTGGGCGTGCCTGGGCGGCTACGTCGCCGGGAGCCGCGCCCTGATCGAGTTTCTGATGCAGCGCGCGCGGCCGCTGCTGTTCAGCACGTCGCACCCGCCCTCGGTCGCCGCGACGGCGCTCGCGGCCCTCGACCGGATCGAGGCGGACCCCGGGTTGATCGACCGGCTCTGGGACAATACCCGGTTCCTCAAGGCGGGACTGGCGCGGCGCGGCTTCGACACCGGAACGAGCGAGACGCCGATCACGCCGATCATGATCGGGGATGAGGCGAAGGCGATGCGCTTCTCGGACCGCCTCTTCGAGGAGGGTGTGTTTGCCCTCGGCATCGCCTTTCCGACGGTGCCGCGGGGCAGGGCGCGCGTGCGGACGATCGTGACGGCCGGGCACACGAAGGAGCAGCTGTCCGAGGCGCTCGACGCCTGCGGGCGGGTGGGGCGCGAGATGGGGGTCACGGGATCGTAG
- a CDS encoding branched-chain amino acid ABC transporter substrate-binding protein has protein sequence MSVLAVLGFGFAGPSGVGLHAANAAAGRVVKIGVDLPMSGGEAPNGVPTNNGVLLAIDQANKAGGPYRFEEVLKDDAVNGVHDPAQGAKNVQELAADSAVVGIIGNFNSNVGKASIPISNAAGVVQITPSQTNPSLTKGPDAKALRTKPNNYFRICATDDLQGPVAADYAFKALKARKMAILDDTETYGKGIADEVEKEFKRLGGTVVSHDGIPKGSQDFHAILTKIKAENPDILFFGGVTTTGGGLIRKQMADVGLKALYEGGDGIVEDEFLKVAGDSADGSYGTVAAIDATKIASAKAFLAAYKAKFNDDPGAYSASAYVGAKIIIDAVKASGPDRAKVLAHVRALKGYKSILGTFGFDANGDTTNRVISVYVVKNGKWVWADQEIAQ, from the coding sequence ATGAGCGTCCTGGCAGTGCTGGGCTTTGGATTCGCCGGTCCGAGCGGCGTGGGCCTGCATGCCGCGAACGCGGCCGCCGGCCGCGTCGTCAAGATCGGCGTGGACCTGCCCATGTCGGGCGGCGAGGCGCCGAACGGCGTGCCGACCAACAACGGCGTCCTGCTGGCGATCGACCAGGCCAACAAGGCGGGCGGCCCGTACCGGTTCGAGGAAGTGCTGAAAGACGACGCCGTGAACGGCGTGCACGATCCGGCGCAGGGCGCGAAGAACGTGCAGGAACTGGCCGCGGATTCCGCGGTCGTCGGCATCATCGGCAACTTCAACAGCAACGTCGGCAAGGCGTCGATCCCGATCAGCAACGCGGCGGGCGTGGTGCAGATCACCCCATCTCAGACGAACCCCTCGCTCACGAAGGGGCCGGATGCGAAGGCGCTTCGGACCAAGCCGAACAACTACTTCCGGATCTGCGCGACGGACGACCTGCAAGGCCCGGTCGCGGCAGACTACGCCTTCAAGGCGCTGAAGGCCCGGAAGATGGCGATCCTCGACGATACGGAGACGTACGGTAAGGGCATCGCCGACGAGGTGGAGAAAGAGTTCAAGCGGCTCGGCGGTACGGTCGTGAGCCACGACGGCATTCCGAAGGGCAGTCAGGACTTCCATGCGATCCTGACCAAGATCAAGGCGGAAAATCCGGACATCCTCTTCTTCGGCGGCGTCACCACCACGGGCGGCGGCCTGATCCGCAAGCAGATGGCGGACGTCGGCCTGAAGGCCCTCTATGAGGGCGGCGACGGCATCGTCGAAGACGAGTTCCTCAAGGTCGCGGGCGATTCGGCGGACGGTTCCTACGGCACGGTCGCGGCGATCGACGCGACGAAGATCGCTTCCGCGAAGGCGTTCCTTGCGGCCTACAAGGCCAAGTTCAACGACGATCCCGGCGCGTACAGCGCGAGTGCCTACGTCGGGGCGAAGATCATCATCGACGCGGTCAAGGCCTCCGGGCCGGACCGTGCGAAGGTCCTCGCGCACGTGCGCGCGCTCAAGGGCTACAAGAGCATCCTCGGGACGTTCGGGTTCGACGCGAACGGCGACACCACCAACCGGGTCATCAGCGTCTACGTGGTCAAGAACGGCAAGTGGGTCTGGGCGGACCAAGAGATCGCGCAGTAG
- a CDS encoding ABC transporter ATP-binding protein — protein sequence MASLVVEEIHAFYGHIHALHGVSITVETGEIVTLIGANGAGKSTTLKTIAGFLRPRPGRILLEDRPIQGLRPHEITRHGICLVPEGRRVFPRMTVLENLQMGAFSRSNAREIREDLDRVCQLFPRLAERLTQTAGTLSGGEQQMLAIGRGMMARPKILLLDEPSMGLAPVLVELIFKTVQEINAQGVTILLVEQNALMALSIAKRGYVLETGRVVLTDLAESLRQNDLVRKSYLGEL from the coding sequence ATGGCGAGCCTAGTCGTCGAGGAGATCCACGCGTTCTACGGCCACATCCACGCCTTGCACGGCGTCTCGATCACCGTGGAAACCGGCGAGATCGTCACGTTGATCGGTGCGAACGGCGCGGGCAAGAGCACCACGCTCAAGACGATCGCCGGATTTCTGCGGCCGCGCCCGGGGCGCATTCTCCTCGAAGATCGGCCGATCCAGGGCCTCCGGCCCCACGAGATCACCCGGCACGGGATCTGCCTCGTGCCGGAGGGCCGCCGGGTCTTCCCGCGCATGACCGTCCTCGAAAACTTGCAGATGGGGGCCTTTTCGCGCTCGAACGCGCGGGAGATCCGCGAAGACCTCGACCGCGTGTGCCAGCTCTTTCCGCGCCTGGCCGAGCGCCTGACGCAGACCGCAGGCACGCTGTCGGGCGGCGAGCAGCAGATGCTCGCGATCGGCCGCGGCATGATGGCCCGGCCGAAGATCCTGCTGCTCGACGAGCCCTCGATGGGCCTGGCGCCGGTGCTCGTCGAGTTGATCTTCAAGACGGTGCAGGAGATCAACGCCCAGGGGGTCACGATCCTTCTCGTGGAACAGAACGCGCTCATGGCGCTTTCGATCGCCAAACGCGGGTACGTTCTCGAGACGGGGCGGGTCGTCTTGACGGACCTGGCGGAGAGTCTTCGCCAGAACGATCTCGTTAGGAAGAGTTACCTCGGCGAACTGTAG
- a CDS encoding ATP-binding protein, with amino-acid sequence MKLGSLRWKLTASHLLLVVFSLALAAAYLVPALVQLQTEMYERAVLSQARMAARMLEGSQAGGLTLSQLDAAANRLAWRPEVYVGVKDADGQAPATSRWAQAGPVPPEVTAALHGAPSPVDIRYDPVLGETRLFAAAPLVSNGRVTGVVQISVPHVWVQAVLNRVWTALGTALLLGAAAAWLLGAWRARALSAPVQELAFTAGRISAGDLASRATVASRDEIGNLAAAFNRMADQLSQKLDALTEERTKIEAIISSMSDAVVATDGAGRLLLLNGAARDLLGLRPDDAGRPAADALGDHAVWRALDHTARRGTDAAEEFTLGSGARERLFHLNATPLRAAGGRNAGAVAVVRDVTEFRRAERLRRDLTANVSHELRTPLTSIKGFTETLLAGAAADEQACRRFLTIIDAEATRLMTLVDDLMALSRLESRAEPMELGPVRLDALVEEAASRLRPQAAQHHIALRASAAGTLVVTADADRILQVFTNLIDNAIKFTPEGGAVEVTLREDGADAVVSVTDSGRGIPPDDLPRIFDRFYRVERSRSREAGGSGLGLAIAKHIVDAHGGRIMVTSRPGAGSTFSVALPLAREATSAPAN; translated from the coding sequence ATGAAACTCGGCAGCCTGCGCTGGAAACTCACCGCGAGCCACCTGCTTCTGGTGGTGTTCTCGCTCGCGCTCGCCGCCGCGTATCTCGTCCCGGCGCTGGTCCAGCTGCAGACGGAGATGTACGAACGCGCCGTGCTGAGCCAGGCGCGCATGGCCGCGCGCATGCTCGAGGGATCGCAGGCCGGCGGGCTCACGCTCTCGCAGTTGGACGCGGCGGCCAACCGGCTGGCCTGGCGCCCGGAAGTCTACGTGGGCGTGAAGGACGCGGACGGCCAGGCGCCGGCCACCAGCCGCTGGGCGCAGGCGGGACCGGTTCCGCCGGAGGTCACGGCTGCGCTCCACGGCGCCCCCTCCCCGGTCGACATCCGCTACGATCCCGTGCTGGGGGAGACGCGTCTCTTCGCGGCGGCGCCGCTTGTCTCGAACGGCCGCGTCACGGGGGTCGTGCAGATCAGCGTCCCGCACGTGTGGGTCCAGGCCGTGCTGAATCGCGTCTGGACCGCGCTCGGCACGGCGCTGCTGCTCGGCGCCGCGGCCGCGTGGCTCCTCGGCGCGTGGCGCGCGCGGGCGCTGTCGGCGCCGGTCCAAGAACTGGCCTTCACCGCGGGGCGTATCTCCGCGGGCGACCTCGCCAGCCGGGCGACCGTGGCAAGCCGGGACGAGATCGGTAATCTCGCCGCGGCGTTCAACAGGATGGCCGACCAGCTGAGCCAGAAGCTGGACGCCCTCACCGAGGAGCGCACCAAGATCGAGGCGATCATCAGCTCGATGAGCGACGCCGTCGTCGCCACCGACGGCGCGGGACGGCTCCTCCTCCTGAACGGCGCCGCGCGGGATCTGCTGGGCCTCCGCCCGGACGACGCGGGCCGTCCCGCCGCCGACGCCCTCGGGGACCACGCGGTGTGGCGGGCGCTCGACCACACGGCGCGCCGAGGCACGGACGCGGCGGAAGAGTTCACGCTCGGCAGCGGCGCCCGCGAGCGCCTCTTCCACCTGAACGCGACGCCGCTGCGCGCGGCCGGCGGACGGAACGCCGGCGCCGTCGCCGTCGTGCGCGACGTCACGGAGTTCCGCCGCGCGGAGCGCCTCCGGCGCGACCTCACCGCGAACGTCTCGCACGAGCTGCGCACCCCCCTCACGTCGATCAAGGGCTTCACGGAAACGCTGCTCGCCGGCGCCGCGGCCGACGAGCAGGCCTGCCGCCGGTTCCTGACGATCATCGACGCCGAGGCGACGCGCCTCATGACGCTCGTCGACGACCTGATGGCCCTCTCCCGCCTGGAGTCGCGGGCCGAACCGATGGAGCTCGGCCCGGTCCGCCTGGACGCCCTCGTCGAGGAAGCGGCGAGCCGCCTCCGCCCGCAGGCCGCGCAGCACCACATCGCGCTGCGGGCCTCCGCCGCCGGCACCCTGGTCGTGACGGCCGACGCGGACCGCATCCTGCAGGTCTTCACCAACCTGATCGACAACGCGATCAAATTTACGCCGGAAGGCGGCGCCGTCGAGGTGACGCTGCGCGAGGACGGCGCCGACGCGGTGGTATCCGTGACGGACTCGGGACGCGGCATCCCCCCCGACGACCTGCCGCGGATCTTCGACCGCTTCTACCGGGTCGAGCGGTCGCGGAGCCGGGAAGCCGGGGGCAGCGGGCTGGGACTCGCGATCGCGAAGCACATCGTCGACGCCCACGGCGGCCGCATTATGGTGACGAGCCGGCCCGGCGCGGGCAGCACGTTTTCGGTCGCGCTGCCGCTGGCGCGAGAGGCGACGTCCGCCCCGGCGAACTGA
- a CDS encoding response regulator transcription factor, whose translation MAAVKSDWQTDNTGRAKLGGRILVVDDEPNIVELVRYNLTQEGFAVDVAYDGHDAIEKARTAPPDLVILDLMLPYVDGLEVCRHLRRQTPVPILMLTAKDSEHDRVLGLESGADDYVTKPFSPRELVARVRAILRRTGRDDVRGADTPLVSGRLVLNALTHEVRLGDRAIELTAKEFDLLRLLMGHPNQVFTRDFLLEHIWGYEYFGSTRTVDMHISRLREKIEDDPNTPTFIVTVRGVGYKLKRDAAGGPSPDTR comes from the coding sequence ATGGCGGCGGTTAAATCGGACTGGCAGACGGACAACACCGGCCGGGCAAAACTCGGCGGGCGGATCCTCGTCGTGGACGACGAGCCCAACATCGTGGAGCTCGTCCGGTACAACCTGACCCAGGAAGGCTTTGCGGTCGACGTGGCCTACGACGGCCATGACGCCATCGAGAAGGCGCGTACCGCCCCGCCCGATCTCGTGATCCTCGATCTGATGCTGCCGTACGTCGACGGACTCGAAGTCTGCCGGCATCTGCGGCGTCAGACGCCGGTGCCGATCCTGATGCTGACGGCCAAGGACAGCGAACACGACCGCGTGCTCGGCCTGGAGTCGGGCGCGGACGACTACGTCACCAAACCGTTCAGCCCCCGGGAGCTCGTTGCGCGCGTGCGCGCGATCCTGCGCCGGACCGGGCGCGACGACGTCCGGGGGGCCGACACACCGCTCGTCTCGGGACGGCTCGTCCTGAACGCGCTCACGCACGAGGTGCGCCTCGGCGACCGCGCGATCGAGCTCACGGCGAAGGAGTTCGATCTCCTCCGTCTCTTGATGGGCCATCCCAATCAGGTCTTCACGCGGGATTTTCTCCTCGAGCACATCTGGGGGTACGAGTACTTCGGCAGCACGCGCACGGTCGACATGCACATCAGCCGCCTGCGCGAGAAGATCGAGGACGACCCGAACACCCCGACGTTCATCGTGACCGTGCGCGGGGTCGGTTATAAGCTGAAGCGGGACGCGGCCGGAGGGCCCTCGCCGGACACGAGATGA
- a CDS encoding proline dehydrogenase family protein, with the protein MRRAVRRFIAGERLDEALDALGRLNRDGLSATLDLLGEDVTTPAQAEASADAYLGIVDALRAHPVPPDLPGVDNNLSLKLTQLGLAVDAAHCARLLRRILDRAAVRPWACGASQRCPDGAPMFVRIDMESSAHTGATLALFDTLWAEGRRDVGVVIQAYLHRSAADVDRLNALGARVRLVKGAYDEPPTVAYPRKRDVDAAFARLAEALLRDGVYPAFATHDERLIDHVVRTAAAAGIPADRFEFQMLYGIRRDLQAGLRRRGYRVRVYVPFGEEWYPYFMRRLAERPANVGFVLRSLIRERPGRPGRPATMKLKAA; encoded by the coding sequence TTGCGCCGGGCCGTTCGTCGTTTCATCGCGGGCGAACGGCTCGACGAGGCGCTGGACGCCCTCGGCCGGCTCAACCGGGACGGCCTGTCGGCCACGCTCGATCTGCTGGGCGAGGACGTCACGACGCCCGCGCAGGCTGAGGCGAGCGCCGACGCTTATCTCGGTATCGTCGACGCGCTGCGCGCGCACCCGGTCCCGCCGGATCTGCCCGGGGTGGACAACAATCTCTCCCTGAAGCTGACGCAGCTGGGCCTCGCCGTGGATGCGGCCCACTGCGCCCGCCTGCTGCGCCGGATCCTCGACCGCGCCGCCGTCCGCCCCTGGGCCTGCGGGGCGAGCCAAAGATGCCCAGACGGGGCGCCGATGTTCGTGCGGATCGACATGGAGTCGAGCGCGCACACGGGGGCCACGCTGGCGCTGTTCGACACGCTGTGGGCGGAGGGCCGCCGCGACGTGGGCGTCGTGATCCAGGCGTACCTGCACCGCAGCGCGGCCGACGTCGACCGGCTCAACGCCCTCGGCGCGCGCGTCCGGCTCGTCAAGGGCGCGTACGACGAGCCGCCCACCGTGGCGTATCCCCGAAAGCGGGACGTGGACGCGGCCTTCGCCCGCCTCGCCGAGGCGCTGCTGCGGGACGGCGTGTACCCGGCGTTCGCCACCCACGACGAGCGTCTCATCGACCACGTGGTCCGGACCGCGGCGGCGGCGGGGATCCCCGCGGACCGGTTCGAGTTCCAGATGCTCTACGGCATCCGGCGCGATCTCCAGGCCGGGCTGCGCCGGCGGGGGTACCGCGTCCGCGTCTACGTGCCTTTCGGGGAAGAGTGGTACCCGTACTTCATGCGGCGGCTGGCCGAGCGTCCCGCCAACGTCGGCTTCGTCCTGCGCAGCCTCATTCGAGAGCGCCCCGGCCGACCGGGTCGGCCGGCAACCATGAAATTAAAGGCCGCCTGA
- a CDS encoding branched-chain amino acid ABC transporter permease: MNWVLFSQQLINALSLGAIYAVVALGYTMVYGIIELINFAHGDVYTAGSFVALAVLVFMGATHRMVGVALTFTLIVVFLVTMLVMGATGVVIERFAYRPLRGRQRLAPLLTAIGVSFSLENLLQLWMGPSPVPVPQIIANPFFDIGPVSVGQMQLIVIGSSLVMMIALQLFVNRTKLGRAMRATAQDWMAAEIMGIDINKTIALTFFIGSVLAGAAGVITGLYYGNAWFINGFRAGLIAFTAAVLGGIGNTTGAALGGFLIGFIEVMTAQYIGFQWAEVTIFSVLILVLIFRPTGLLGQQLPERT, from the coding sequence ATGAATTGGGTCCTCTTCAGCCAGCAGCTGATCAACGCCCTGTCGCTCGGGGCCATCTATGCCGTCGTGGCCCTGGGCTACACCATGGTCTACGGCATCATCGAGCTGATCAACTTCGCCCACGGCGACGTGTACACCGCGGGGTCGTTCGTCGCCCTCGCGGTGCTCGTGTTCATGGGCGCGACCCACCGCATGGTCGGGGTGGCGCTCACGTTCACGCTCATCGTGGTGTTTCTCGTGACGATGCTCGTCATGGGAGCGACCGGGGTGGTGATCGAGCGGTTTGCCTACCGTCCGCTGCGGGGCCGGCAGCGTCTGGCCCCGCTCCTGACCGCGATCGGCGTCTCGTTCAGCCTCGAGAATCTGCTCCAGCTCTGGATGGGGCCGTCGCCGGTGCCGGTCCCGCAGATCATCGCGAACCCGTTCTTCGACATCGGCCCCGTGAGCGTCGGCCAGATGCAGCTCATCGTGATCGGTTCCTCGCTCGTCATGATGATCGCACTGCAGCTGTTCGTCAACCGCACGAAGCTCGGCCGGGCGATGCGGGCGACGGCGCAGGACTGGATGGCCGCCGAGATCATGGGGATCGACATCAACAAGACGATCGCGCTGACCTTCTTTATCGGCTCGGTGCTCGCGGGGGCGGCTGGGGTCATCACCGGTCTGTACTACGGCAACGCCTGGTTCATCAACGGCTTCCGGGCCGGACTGATCGCGTTCACGGCCGCGGTGCTGGGGGGCATCGGCAACACGACCGGCGCCGCGCTCGGCGGGTTCCTCATCGGGTTCATCGAGGTCATGACCGCCCAGTACATCGGCTTCCAGTGGGCCGAGGTGACCATCTTTTCCGTGCTGATCCTGGTCTTGATCTTCCGGCCGACCGGCCTCCTCGGCCAGCAGCTTCCGGAGCGCACGTAG
- a CDS encoding ABC transporter ATP-binding protein produces the protein MSELLLDARGVTKTFGGLVAVNHVDFTVPAESVVSLIGPNGAGKTTFFNVIAGLYRPTAGTITFAGHEITGRRAHEIARLGIARTFQSIRIFANMTALENVLIGMHTHLTADPLRIVLGTGGIVREEEGAHRDARELLAFVGLRGREDEMAKNLAYGDQRRLEIARALALRPRLLLLDEPAAGMNPEEARRLMEFIRRLRRELRLTVLLIEHQMRVVMGVADRVTVLDHGEKIAEGTPDEIRRDPRVIEAYLGKAALG, from the coding sequence GTGAGCGAGCTTCTCCTCGACGCGCGCGGGGTGACGAAGACGTTCGGCGGCCTCGTCGCCGTCAACCACGTTGATTTCACCGTGCCCGCCGAGAGCGTCGTCAGCCTGATCGGGCCCAACGGGGCGGGGAAGACGACGTTCTTCAACGTGATCGCCGGGCTGTACCGTCCCACCGCCGGCACGATCACGTTCGCCGGGCACGAGATCACCGGCCGGCGGGCGCACGAGATCGCCCGCCTCGGGATCGCGAGGACGTTTCAGAGCATCCGGATCTTCGCCAACATGACCGCGCTCGAGAACGTGCTCATCGGCATGCATACTCATCTTACCGCGGATCCGCTCCGGATCGTGCTCGGGACCGGGGGAATCGTCCGTGAGGAAGAGGGCGCGCACCGGGATGCGCGCGAGCTGCTGGCGTTCGTCGGGCTGCGAGGACGCGAGGACGAGATGGCCAAGAACCTCGCCTACGGCGACCAGCGGCGGCTCGAGATCGCGCGGGCGCTCGCGCTGCGGCCGCGCCTCCTGCTGCTCGACGAGCCCGCGGCGGGCATGAATCCCGAGGAGGCCCGGCGCCTCATGGAGTTCATCCGCCGGCTCCGGCGGGAGCTGCGGCTCACCGTGCTGCTGATCGAGCACCAGATGCGCGTCGTGATGGGCGTCGCGGACCGCGTGACGGTGCTGGATCACGGAGAGAAGATCGCGGAGGGCACGCCGGACGAGATCCGCCGCGATCCCCGGGTCATCGAGGCCTACCTGGGCAAGGCGGCTTTGGGATAA
- a CDS encoding MaoC family dehydratase has product MQLRVGQTARLTKTVTDVDLRLYAEITGDYNPLHFSDDFAARTRFGRRVAQGGIAAGLLNALVAMELPGPGTVFMSQSLTYRRPAYVGDTLTATVEILALKADKPVCHLAFAVTNQNGETVLDAEAWTYTLRPDAEQT; this is encoded by the coding sequence TTGCAGCTGCGGGTCGGCCAGACGGCGCGGCTGACGAAGACCGTTACGGACGTCGACCTGCGCCTCTACGCCGAGATCACAGGAGATTATAATCCCCTGCATTTTTCCGACGATTTCGCCGCGCGGACGCGGTTCGGCCGGCGGGTCGCGCAGGGCGGGATCGCGGCGGGCCTGTTGAACGCCTTGGTTGCGATGGAACTGCCCGGGCCGGGTACCGTGTTCATGAGCCAATCGCTCACGTACCGTCGTCCGGCATATGTCGGCGATACGCTGACCGCCACGGTGGAGATCCTCGCGCTCAAGGCGGACAAACCCGTCTGTCACCTTGCCTTCGCCGTCACCAACCAGAACGGCGAGACCGTCTTAGACGCGGAGGCGTGGACCTACACGCTGAGGCCCGACGCCGAACAAACGTGA